The nucleotide window GCAGACACAGATGAAGCATTAAGGCTGTATAAATACTCTCATTTATATTCCATTACTTCAACTTCTCAGAGTACAACATGGTAACTGTATTTAGTTCTATTAAATCGTTCTATTTCACTTTACTACCTGACTGAAGCAAGGTTATATTATATCTGAAGTATCATTTTATCATTCACTTTTAATCAACATTcacaattcaataaataaatgcataagtCGTATCTTGGGGTATCAGTTCACATTATTAATTTGAACAGATAATATTGTAAGCCGCTTTGATCAGACTATTGATCATTTTGTGCCTCTTGTCCTTTATAATTCTGCAGCTCTTATTAGTAAAGTTGTATTATATCTATTGattttgtattgataaatattatatttgttgtttatgTGGGGCAGCACTGTTCACACCTGTGCTCtgtgcatttatattttatacagagTGCAGCTTAGATGTTTTCTATTGCTGTGAATCAGAATAGTCATGTGTGTGCTTATTGGTCTTGCTCACGCATGCAGTCACATACACACTACATGAACTTACAATCACACAAGTCTTACTGTTGTAGTTTAGTATCCTGGGAACACATTATACACATGCAATTTGGTGCAGTGCCAACTCATCTACCAGTACCTTTTtggggaggaaaccagagcacctgGAGGATGGTCAtcatgggaagaacatacaaatctATATTCAGTGTCCCTGGTGGAATTTAATCCATTGGGTATGTCACTGGCATTGTGATGGGAAGATAGCCAATTATTTGTCAATAAAGTACCAGATCTACCAAATTCAATGCATGGAGCTGAGCGCATCTAAACACCCTTCTGGTAGAATGCAAACCCTGAAATTTAAAGTAGATAAGCAGCCCACTGCGTTTCTGGTGAATTTGTGTCCCAGGTAAGCATGTAATGACAATGCAGTAAtagaacaaatgtaataaaatacatgaaatcacACAAAACCCTATAATATTCCTGAAATCAAAAGTATAgcacaaaagtaaaaaagcaataaacagaTATGGTATTTTCATAAAACGTAATACAGggtgtgttgtttttgttttcatgccGATTTCATGCGAAGCATCACTTTCCCCATTTCCCCCATCTCTTTTGGTGCTTTAAGGCATGGAATGTCCAGAATATTTAGCTGGTCCTGCCCCTCCTCCTCCCCTACATCACCTTCCTATCTGACATATGAGGAATTTGCTACTTTTTCTCAGTGCTCTGCAGTGTATTGACAAGTCAAGAAATCTTAGCCAAGATGAACTGGAAACAAGTCCTGTTTCTGTCTTTTGCTGCAGCTGTAGTGCTTCTAGCAGGTAAGAAAAGTCTACTTTTATTCCCAGATAAACATGTAACTTtgcacctatatatatatatatagatatatatatgctacagcgtaaattctgtattttaaaatgtggtcCGACCATGCAGTTGTTCTTCACTTGAACTAcctgttattgttattattaatattattattattattaataataataataaacattatttatatagtgacaacatattatgcagtgttgtacattaaataggggttgcaaatgacagacagatacagacagtgacacatagATAAGTTCTGAATAGTATAATAGATCAGTTCTGATCAGGCGAGCGAATATATTTCgatactgcaatatatatatatttatatatgccaaTACCTCCTTATCGCAACACTGAATGATAAGAATGACAATGCATTCTTAGTTgaaacaaatatgtttataaCTTGATCTTTCGCAAGATGAAAATATTGGTATTAGTGAGACTTTTCTAGCTTGAAATACCCCTGAAATCTCTCATAGagatcaatgcaaaaaaaaagcacatgttgctttattttttttgtatgtacataTTCTTTTATCCTGGAGGGAAAGGAGGAATCTTGATTGGTGTTAGAAATGTTCAAGTATGCAAAGTGAGCTGCAGACTTTTAATGCATTCAGATTCTTTATTTCCTGTTTCTTCTAACATTGCTGAATATCTGTTCTCGGATTGTTTCAATGCTGGTAAAATTCAGGACACGAGTCAGCTGAGACTTCATTTTGATACTGTTAAAGAATATAGATAGTTTGGAATAATGCATTGCTGGTGATGAGCTGTTGAGCATTATTCTGAGGAATTGTTTTATGAATGTTATCTATCACAGCACTATGTTCAGTAACTGTCCCTTTCTCTCTAAGTTTCCCAGGTAGCTGAAAGTGCTGCAGTGAGAAGCAGTGATGATGGGGCGGCTGACAACAAACAAAGTaagtacattaatattattagaatgtatttataaaatgccaacatattacacagcgctgtacatttattaggagCTGTAAATTACAAACACAATGACACGGTAGGAGGTGaaccctgctcaaaagagcttacaatctaagaagtacATAAACTAAAGACACTGCACAATCTTCATGTTTTATAATAGCTTTTCTCTACAGGAATCGTTTATATAGCTTAGTTACAGCGACAGTAAATGACAATTCCGAATAATACAGAATTCTGCAAAACTAACCTAATAATGTCAATTTCACTGCAGGCTTGAAAAAGATCTTCATGCAGGAATCTGAGGCTTCAAACTTCTTCAAGAAACGTGGCAAGAGATCAACTAAATCCCAGGATGAAATCAATGGTGAGGGTGTTAGCTTTGTGGaaacttgtttgtttttctgtcccACAGTTTCCTTGAAATTGTCCAGGATTCCTGCTGTCACTGTAAGGAAATATTACCATTTAAATTACTAGACTGCATTCCTTCCTTGCCTCTGGTTACACAGATTCTTCTGTTCATGAATCCAATGAACTAGAGGGATGCTGCAAGATTATGGGGGTGACATTTATGGCCTTTCTCTAAGTATACCATACAACAGACCCTTCTTCTAATTATTTTATACcagatctaatttttttattgaccatTACAGGATTCAGTCAAATACAGGCCCAATGCAAACTATTGACAGGCACAAATCTGCAATACAGCCACATATATTATTTAagaaggctctccaaggctggagaggatacacgttcatcaatgaacctgggtgatacagcaaacctggatccagtctaggattgaaaatgtttgctaacaaatagcaaattactttaaagaaatccattccaggtttgctggatcgcccaggttcactaatgaacgtgtatcctctccagcctgggagagctttcatgaatcaggcccattatgtctacAAACTTTGTATCTCCCTATGTAAGTCACCCTGATTCCTGATGTTACCTTTGCTGCTCTCCCTGTTACTCCATTTACTTACCATAGCCGTTGGAGATTTCCTAGGTACTTCCCAGTACGGGAAAGCATTTGACCTTCTCCAAGATGCATTGCTCAGCACTTGATCAGTCAACTGTACTAGAGTACTATAGTTTTTGGAGGGGAGGAATAGAAACCCTGTTTAAGCTTAATTTTGGGGCTCTTTACTGAAGCTTCCAGTGGGTGAACAGGGCAGAGGGGGAGCATAGGGAAGAAGAGGAATCAGTGCAAAGAGGGATGAACCATCAAATGAACCTGACACTTTGCCAATTTACTTTAACAAAACTAATATTATCTAGAGAAGGCAGAATAACCCGTATTGAATGCTTTTATTCCAGAGTTTGTGAATTGTTTTAATACATACACAGATCACAGAAATTGTCATTATATGTAATAGCAGTAAGCTTtgtgtataaaaatgaaagaagggAAGTTGTTGGAATTGCACATTCCAACTTTTATTGCTCTATTGCAGAAAATACAGGTGTGTActttgtataattatatatttatctaccTCATTTCTAGCATCTCTTGTGGTCCCACTTTTATTTAACACTGGAGAATCTAAGCTCTCCACCTACATATCTATAaagccatcaaaacataaaaagtaatgctaagttttattttattgtttaggtAAGTTGGGGGTAGAATGAATAACCGGGTAGTGTAGAGCATTTATTTGGACATGTGCATAGTCTGATGGAATCGTCCCCCAACCTTTCAGGGCCGGTTTGCATTACACTGTACAATGAAGGGCTCTTTTCTACCTAGAGTGTGTAATAGACAGCAGAAAGTGTGTGCTTGGCAGCTGCAGGAGGTGCAGGGCAGCATGGAGAAAGGAGGTTTAGTGCTCTCACCTTCAGCTCATGTTACACAGCTCATAGGATCTGGGCAAAGACTGCTGTTTGCTAAGGACTCTCTCTTTCCGCTATAGCTCTGAGTAAAGCATAAGCGGAGCAATACTGCCATAGACAAATCTTTG belongs to Pyxicephalus adspersus chromosome 2, UCB_Pads_2.0, whole genome shotgun sequence and includes:
- the UCMA gene encoding unique cartilage matrix-associated protein, coding for MNWKQVLFLSFAAAVVLLAVSQVAESAAVRSSDDGAADNKQSLKKIFMQESEASNFFKKRGKRSTKSQDEINAENRQRLSADERRREYYEEQRNEFENYVEEEQDEQEERTREQVEQWRQWHYDGLSPSYLYQRQNI